From one Montipora capricornis isolate CH-2021 chromosome 10, ASM3666992v2, whole genome shotgun sequence genomic stretch:
- the LOC138020299 gene encoding LOW QUALITY PROTEIN: serine/threonine-protein kinase greatwall-like (The sequence of the model RefSeq protein was modified relative to this genomic sequence to represent the inferred CDS: inserted 1 base in 1 codon) has translation MDEPSSEGRKNRHVHKPTCIDDFDIIKPISRGAFGQVFLARRRDKDKQFYAVKVVKKTDVVNKNMIEQVVAERDALAISKSPFIVNLFYSFQSKDKIFLVMEYLIGGDCKSLLHNLGYFDEEMSRVYIAQVVLALEYLHNHGIIHRDIKPDNLLISDEGKIKLTDFGLSRLTMERKPSFIDVMSTPSVNKCEKASSSFYRTPGQVMSLTSNFTFSLSAAKPINRSRLNNSCLALQQHLSTTPISRDSPVCGRQRLPCATPGGTPKGLGTKKRTQFNSKVSQRTFXINDPPETPFTSAEKNVRNRSPEEENVLPACKKPRHAGLTAEIDALSLKELRGSAPPREPLREISSFTPHRPTEKRTTTLSFNSISDALWLVRLSLRSRVLWNARVPL, from the exons ATGGACGAACCATCTTCAGAAGGCCGGAAAAACCGTCACGTTCACAAG CCAACCTGCATAGATGATTTTGACATCATAAAGCCAATCAGTAGAGGAGCATTTGG GCAAGTTTTCCTTGCTCGGAGGAGGGACAAAGATAAACAGTTTTATGCTGTCAAGGTTGTGAAAAAGACTGATGTTGTCAACAAAAACATGATTGAGCAAG TTGTTGCAGAGCGGGATGCACTTGCAATCTCAAAAAGCCCTTTCATTGTCAATCTGTTCTACTCATTCCAATCAAAGGACAAAATATTTCTG GTGATGGAGTACTTGATTGGTGGTGACTGCAAATCCTTGTTGCATAATCTGGGATACTTTGATGAGGAAATGTCAAGAGTTTATATAGCACAG GTTGTCTTAGCACTGGAGTATCTTCATAACCATGGAATTATTCACAG AGACATCAAACCAGACAACCTCCTTATTTCCGATGAAGGAAAGATCAAATTGACAGATTTTGGACTCTCAAGATTAACAATGGAGCGAA AGCCCAGCTTTATTGATGTAATGAGTACCCCATCTGTAAACAAATGTGAGAAGGCCAGCTCAAGTTTCTACAGAACTCCTGGGCAAGTGATGTCATTGACCTCAAATTTCACCTTT TCCCTGTCTGCAGCAAAGCCAATTAACAGGTCGCGACTGAACAACAGCTGTTTGGCATTACAACAACACTTGAGCACAACACCCATATCACGTGACTCTCCAGTTTGTGGCCGGCAAAGACTTCCTTGTGCGACGCCAGGTGGAACTCCTAAAG GTCTTGGCACAAAGAAGCGAACTCAATTCAACTCCAAAGTTAGCCAAAGAACGT GTATCAACGATCCTCCAGAAACGCCCTTTACTTCTGCGGAAAAAAACGTCAGAAACAGATCCCCTGAGGAAGAGAATGTATTACCAGCCTGTAAGAAACCTCGACATGCTGGCCTCACCGCCGAAATTGACGCTTTATCACTAAAAGAACTCCGAGGAAGTGCTCCGCCCAGAGAACCTCTGCGGGAAATATCTTCCTTTACTCCTCATAGGCCGACGGAAAAGCGAACAACTACGTTATCATTCAATTCAATCTCGGATGCTCTTTGGCTAGTTCGCCTTTCACTTCGCTCAAGAGTCCTATGGAATGCGAGAGTCCCCCTATGA
- the LOC138022059 gene encoding protein rtoA-like — translation MKVIPDVVLTALFFQLFSVPKHISPAEALPVPLAELSHIYASEAVEVRAAGSGQGVEITGSGFEGSVLVSASGHGSGSGEIVGESNLRINSGERSGAEAETANGESPEENGDGGGEASGGEEESGSTISGEGEEAAIGMNSGEEGGNVDENGQEHNGSGVVVGEGEMLSGDGSGTDNCSQENGEGSTSDINAGEESGTVIKNCQELNASGKGDLSGEGSEMEGSSQGGEREGSAVSISSGEENGNVESGSGVIAVGNGIFLGGGVLRTSSPMFDEGPTAEIQENNASILQLLKDLQKFLPD, via the exons CTTACTGCTTTATTCTTCCAATTATTTTCAGTCCCAAAGCATATCTCTCCAGCAG AAGCTTTGCCAGTTCCATTGGCTGAACTTAGCCACATTTACGCAAGCGAGGCTGTTGAAGTCCGTGCTGCTGGTAGTGGTCAAGGGGTAGAAATTACCGGAAGTGGGTTTGAAGGAAGTGTTCTCGTGTCTGCCAGCGGTCATGGCAGTGGCAGTGGGGAGATTGTAGGAGAAAGCAATTTACGGATCAACAGTGGAGAAAGAAGTGGAGCTGAAGCAGAGACCGCAAACGGAGAATCTCCAGAGGAGAACGGTGATGGAGGCGGAGAAGCTAGCGGAGGTGAAGAAGAGAGTGGAAGTACAATTAGCGGAGAGGGAGAGGAAGCTGCTATCGGCATGAACTCTGGTGAAGAAGGTGGCAATGTTGACGAAAATGGCCAAGAACACAACGGTAGTGGCGTGGTGGTCGGAGAGGGAGAGATGTTGTCTGGCGATGGGAGTGGAACAGACAATTGTTCACAAGAAAATGGAGAAGGGAGTACTAGTGACATCAACGCTGGCGAAGAAAGTGGTACTGTTATCAAAAATTGCCAAGAGCTTAATGCCAGTGGCAAGGGAGACTTGTCTGGCGAAGGGAGTGAAATGGAAGGTAGTTCGCAAGGCGGAGAGCGAGAAGGAAGTGCAGTCAGCATCTCCTCTGGTGAAGAAAATGGTAATGTTGAGAGCGGTTCCGGTGTCATTGCAGTGGGCAATGGCATATTTTTAGGTGGAGGTGTTCTTCGCACTTCTTCACCGATGTTCGATGAAGGACCAACTGCTGAAATACAAGAAAACAACGCGAGCATCTTACAATTACTAAAGGACTTGCAAAAATTTTTACCCGACTGA